The following are encoded in a window of Solidesulfovibrio magneticus RS-1 genomic DNA:
- a CDS encoding flavodoxin, translating into MGKALVLFGSTTGNTESVAEYVAETLKSEGLAVDLKNAADVTAEGLAEGYDLVLFGCSTWGDDEIELQENFVPIYDELEKARLDGRKVAVFGCGDSSYTHFCGAVDAIAEKAEQCGAKVVGMALKIDGDPDKAEAVSWAKDVVQSAA; encoded by the coding sequence ATGGGTAAAGCGCTGGTTCTGTTTGGGTCCACCACGGGCAATACCGAGTCGGTGGCCGAGTATGTGGCCGAAACCCTGAAAAGCGAAGGTCTGGCGGTGGATCTCAAAAACGCCGCCGACGTGACTGCCGAAGGGTTGGCCGAAGGCTACGACCTCGTGCTGTTTGGCTGCTCCACCTGGGGCGATGACGAGATCGAGCTGCAGGAAAATTTCGTGCCCATCTATGACGAGCTGGAAAAAGCCCGGCTCGACGGGCGCAAGGTGGCGGTTTTCGGTTGCGGCGACTCCAGCTACACGCACTTTTGCGGAGCCGTGGACGCCATAGCCGAAAAAGCCGAGCAGTGCGGGGCCAAGGTCGTGGGCATGGCGCTGAAGATCGACGGCGACCCGGACAAGGCCGAAGCCGTGTCCTGGGCCAAGGACGTCGTGCAAAGCGCGGCTTAG
- a CDS encoding tetratricopeptide repeat protein, protein MLTSQVRRLREAGMDAMDAGNLEQAETLLRQSVTLAENEAGLDVVTANASYRLALTLHKAGRHDEAAEEFEKALALARGRAGCGSKLYQTILGHFAAALPARATPDLACAVGE, encoded by the coding sequence ATGTTGACGAGCCAGGTGCGGCGGCTTCGCGAGGCGGGTATGGACGCCATGGACGCCGGCAACCTGGAGCAGGCCGAGACCCTGTTGCGCCAGTCGGTGACCCTGGCCGAAAACGAGGCCGGCCTGGACGTGGTGACGGCCAACGCCTCCTACCGGCTGGCCCTGACCCTGCACAAGGCGGGACGCCATGACGAGGCGGCCGAAGAATTCGAAAAAGCGCTGGCTCTGGCCCGGGGACGGGCCGGTTGCGGCAGCAAGCTCTACCAGACGATCCTCGGGCATTTCGCCGCGGCCTTGCCGGCTCGGGCGACTCCCGACCTGGCGTGCGCCGTCGGGGAGTAA
- a CDS encoding SpoIIE family protein phosphatase, translating into MTEEVFIEVDAAQRNRFGEDICGDAFKTLRVQDEGRVIAVLSDGLGHGVKASILSLMTATMALKYTATDADVVRAAEVIMDALPVCQVRKISYATFTVVDIHPDGATRVVEMDNPPVILLRAGKALPLDFEEVSSPRYNDRLIRVYDLNMQPGDRLIFTSDGITQAGLGSERMRLGWRIKGCREFVEEVVAKDPSISARNLSQKILSQALRQEPFQRAYDDMTAAVIYFRRPRRSIVLTGPPYAAHRDREFAQMLAEFPGRKIICGGTTANIVARELGRTIRDSLQVGAISDIPPAAEMDGVDLVTEGILTLTRVARLLEQDEAPREKNPAVQLYDILLDSDSIEFIVGARINEAHQDPNLPIDLEIRRNIIRRICKVLEEKYLKETRMSVF; encoded by the coding sequence GTGACCGAGGAAGTCTTTATCGAGGTGGACGCCGCCCAGCGCAACCGGTTCGGCGAGGACATCTGCGGCGACGCCTTCAAGACCCTGCGCGTCCAGGACGAGGGCCGGGTCATCGCCGTGCTCTCCGACGGCCTGGGGCATGGCGTCAAGGCCAGCATCCTGTCGCTGATGACCGCCACCATGGCCCTCAAATACACGGCCACCGATGCCGACGTGGTGCGCGCCGCCGAAGTCATCATGGACGCCCTGCCCGTGTGCCAGGTGCGCAAAATCAGCTACGCCACCTTCACCGTGGTGGACATCCACCCCGACGGGGCCACCCGCGTCGTGGAGATGGACAATCCGCCGGTGATTCTCCTGCGCGCCGGCAAAGCCCTGCCTTTGGACTTCGAGGAAGTCTCCTCGCCGCGCTACAATGATCGCCTCATCCGGGTCTACGACCTGAACATGCAGCCCGGCGACCGGCTCATCTTCACCTCCGACGGCATAACCCAGGCCGGCCTTGGCTCGGAACGCATGCGCCTGGGCTGGCGCATCAAGGGCTGCCGGGAGTTCGTCGAAGAAGTCGTGGCCAAGGACCCGTCCATCTCGGCCCGCAACCTGTCCCAAAAGATCCTGTCCCAGGCCCTGCGCCAGGAACCCTTCCAGCGCGCCTACGATGACATGACCGCCGCCGTCATCTACTTCCGACGCCCACGCCGCTCCATCGTGCTCACCGGCCCGCCCTACGCCGCCCACCGCGACCGGGAGTTCGCCCAGATGCTGGCCGAATTCCCCGGCCGCAAGATCATCTGCGGCGGCACCACGGCCAACATCGTGGCCCGGGAACTCGGCCGCACCATCCGCGACAGCTTGCAAGTCGGAGCGATCAGCGACATCCCGCCGGCCGCCGAAATGGACGGCGTGGACCTCGTCACCGAAGGCATCTTGACGCTCACCCGAGTGGCCCGGCTCCTGGAACAGGACGAAGCGCCGCGTGAAAAGAATCCGGCCGTGCAGCTCTACGACATCCTGCTCGACAGCGACTCCATTGAATTCATCGTGGGCGCGCGCATCAACGAGGCCCACCAGGACCCCAACCTGCCCATCGACCTGGAAATCCGCCGCAACATCATCCGGCGCATCTGCAAGGTGCTGGAAGAGAAGTATCTAAAAGAAACACGGATGAGCGTTTTTTAG